GCGCCATTGCACAAGAACTCATCACCTATAGCACCGCTGGCATCCTCAATGAGAATGCACCCGGCTTCCCTGCAGATACCTGAGATCCCTTCCATAGGCTGCTGGACAAAATAACCGCCGAAAGAAGGCATGATGAGGACACTGAGACCATCTGCCTTGTTCCTGAGATCATCAAGGTCCAGAAGGGCATCCTTTGTCTTCACTTCAACAATATCCATATCCAGGATCTTTGGATAGGTCCTGTAAGTGAGCCATCCGCCCTGATCAGGAACAACAACCCTTGTCTTCCCCTGCTGCTTTGCGATGTACAAAGAGAAGAATATTGCCATGTCGCCAGAATCGACAATCCTCACATTCTCATGGCCTGTCATGCTCTGCAGCAGCTTAATGCATTTCTCCTTGAACTCAAGCTGGAATTTCGGATCCATGCTTTGGCAGAGTAACTGATGATTTATATTGGTTTTGATAGGATGATCCGCACCCATAAGAGGATATATCCTGAAAGTTTTATTGTCATTGAGAGGATAATAATCTTTTTATATCTGATAATGCAGAGGATGCAGATGGAAAGGCATTTTGTCCACATACTTGAGATGCTCGTCGGATGGCTCATAATACCCAGAGTCATAACCTTTTTTTGGGTGCTTCTTGTGCCATATCTCGGATTGAGCGCGCAAGCAGCGATAATCGTCAAGCTTGTCATCTCTGCAGCAATCCTTCTATTATGCTTTGTCTACAGAAAAGCCCTTGCACTCGGATTCCTTATAGCGATGGCCTGGGATGTGACAGGGATGTTCATGGCACTTAACTGAGTGACACTGCATAACCAGACCTGGACCGCCTATCCTAATGACCCATGCTCACTCTTCGCCACGATACCAAGCGGCAGCTTTTTCCGGGGACATAGAATTTATTATTGTGCCAGAGAACTCGAAACCCGCCCACAGGGCAAGCCTTGGGGCGATGATCAGCTGGAGATGCATCTCCTTGCCTTTCGGCGCATAATGAATCCAGTAATTGAACGGGGCATTTATCTCCCTCAATCTTGCCAGAATCT
Above is a genomic segment from Candidatus Woesearchaeota archaeon containing:
- a CDS encoding DegT/DnrJ/EryC1/StrS family aminotransferase, giving the protein MDPKFQLEFKEKCIKLLQSMTGHENVRIVDSGDMAIFFSLYIAKQQGKTRVVVPDQGGWLTYRTYPKILDMDIVEVKTKDALLDLDDLRNKADGLSVLIMPSFGGYFVQQPMEGISGICREAGCILIEDASGAIGDEFLCNGALSDVLIGSFGRWKVVDLGYGGFISVKDKGLFEGAKDIFSLSSFFPQYIELYQKLQRARERIEMLMERCGMVKDDLQDFDIIHRDSRSLVVVVALHLEADREKIISYCSEKKLEFTECPRYIRVGRPAISIEVKRLS